GGCCAGGGGTTATCGGCAAGGTTGGCAATCTGCTGGGAGACGCCAAGGTCAACATCGCAAACTTTGCACTTGGGCGCAAGGATAACAGCGGGCTTGCTTTAGGCGCGCTTGAAATCGACGGGACTCTTAATGATACGTTAAAACAGAAACTTGAAAAGACCGGTGATATGCTTTGGCTTACATTTATCGACTTCTCTGAGGTAAAATAAGGTGAAGTTTTTCGTGATCCGCCATGGTGAGACATCATGGAACGCCGATGGGCGTTTTCAGGGGCAGATGGACGTTGAGCTCAATGTAAAGGGTCTAGAGCAGGCGGAACTCCTTGCAAAAAGGCTGGCAGGACATAAATTTGAAGCTATAATCACAAGCCCGCTTGCCCGTGCTGAGGCAACCGCAAAAAAAATTGCTGAGCTCTCCGATTATAATGATTTTATTGTGGATGAAGGGTTCACCGAGATAAACCACGGTGACTGGGAAGGCCGCCTTGCAGACGAAATAGCGCGGGAATGGACTGAAACTCTGGTCGATTGGCACACCAAGCCGGAGACAGTAAAGATGCCCGGAGATAGAGGAGAAAGTCTAGAAGATGTAAAGGAAAGAGCCGTCAAAGCGGCAGATGCCATTGCAAAGAGATATACGGGGGACGTGCTGCTCGTATCTCATGACGCAGTAATAAAAGTGCTGCTTTGCCACTGGCTTGGGGCCCCGCTGTCAAGCTTCTGGCGTTTTCAGGTCTCTAACTGCAGTATTACCGTTGTTGAAGCTGTTCCGGGCAAGGGGTTCCGTATGCTTCTTATGGGCGACGCAGCGCATATAGGCAGTGCTTTTGATCGTCCGGAACAGAAAGGGCTATAACTGTACTGTCGGCTTAGTAAGACTTGCGGCAGGCTTTTTGTGAATAATGACAACGGGCCCGCTTCTATCGAAAAGGGGCCCGTTGTCGTCATTTAGTTTTTTGTGGTTTACTATCCGAGGATCTGCTCCATAAGGTCTGCGATCTCGAGAGAGTTATGGCTGATAGCGTCGAGGGCCTTATACATTCTGGTTTTGCAGTTCTCCATGAAGGTTTCATCGGACAGTCCAGGCATGTTGATACGGACATTATATGCTGCCGCTTTTCCTGCTGCTTCGGCAAGAAGAGCTGCGCTTCCGGCATCGCTTACAGTGTTTGGGTTGCCATGTCTCGCCGCGAGGAGCGCTAGCTCCGCTACCTCTGCACAAGCCTCAAGCGTACGGAGCGGAACTTCCGTAGCAAGCTGTGAGGCATTGCCAATTGCCTTTTTACGTGCTGCCTTCTCCTCATCTGTTGCCTTTGGCATCTTCATCGCCGCCATGAAAATGTTAAAGGATTCTGTATCCTTGTTCATGAGATCCACAAACTTGGCGCGCAGCGGCTCGCTTTTTGCCACGGTTTCTTCCATAACGGCCCAGTTGTCCTTGTATTTTTCCTTGCCCACGGTAAGATTTGCAACCATTGAGACGAGTGCCGAGCCAAGCGCACCGCATAGAGCCGCAACGCTCCCGCCGCCCGGTGCAGGTGAGTTTGAAGCAAGCTCATCAAGGAATGCTCGTATTTCCATTTTTTCAAATTCCATTGTTTTTCCCCTATTTACTTTCTACAAGTTTGGTAAGATATTCTTCATCAGCAATGAACGGAACTGTTACATGCCCGTCGCTGCGCTTCTTGTTGAACTCTGCAATTGTTGAGAGTGCATGCTCGTTTCTTGCCCAGGCGCGCCTTGCAACGCCGCTTATAACGTCCCAGCTCATAGAAGATCTGATTATATTGTCGATCCTCTGGCTGCCGTCAAGCACAAGTCCGAATCCGCCGTTGATAGCCTTGCCTGTCCCGACTCCTCCGCCGTTATGGAGAGTGACCATGCTCATACCGCGTGCGCAGTTTCCGGCGAAGCAGTGGATCGCCATATCAGCCATAACATTGCTTCCGTCTTTGATGTTAGATGTTTCGCGGAACGGAGAGTCTGTCCCTGATACGTCGTGGTGGTCCCTGCCTATCATTACAGGTCCTATGAGTCCTGTGCGGACCATTTCGTTAAACTTAAGGGCGATCTTCATCCTTCCCTCTTCATCCTGATAGAGGATACGGCACTGTGTTCCTACGACGAGTTTGTTCTTGTCTGCGTCGCGGATCCATGCCCAGTTGTCGTAATCCTGGAATCTGCGGTTCCGGTCGATACAGTCCATGGCGGCCTTGTCTGTCTTCCGGAGGTCTTCCGGATCACGGCTTAAGCAGCACCAGCGGAACGGCCCATATCCATAGTCGAAGAGCAGCGGTCCCATTATATCTTCCACGTAGGACGGGAAAATAAACCCTTCGTATGTATCTTTCCCGTTCTTTGCTATCTCTGTAACGCCGGCGTCAAATACCGCGCGCATAAATGAGTTGCCATAGTCGAAGAAATATGTTCCTTTTTCAACAAGGGCCTTGATGAGTTCGAAGTGTTTTCTGAGTGTTTTGTCTACTAGCTTGCAGAACTGTTCCTTGTCCTCACTGAGCAGTCTTGTACGCTCTTCGAATGTGATCCCCTGCGGGCAGTAACCTCCGTCATAGGCAGCGTGACATGATGTCTGGTCGGAGAGCAGTTCTATCTTTATGTCTTTATCGAGCGCATACTGGAGCAGGTCGACTATATTTCCCTCATAAGCTATAGAAAGCGGCTCGCCGGCGTCCATTGCCTCCTGTGCCCATTTGAATGCTTCAGAGAGGTCCTTTGTCCTTTTGCTGATCCAGCCCTGACTGTGGCGTGTATCGATACGAGAAGGATCCACTTCCGCTATTATTGCGGCGGCACCTGCTATTTCGGCGGCCTTGGGCTGTGCGCCGCTCATTCCTCCCAGTCCTGAAGAGACAAACAGGTGTCCCGCCAGTCCTTTGCCTTCAGGAAGATGGAATTTTTTTCTGCCTGCGTTGAGCAGGGTATTATAGGTTCCGTGGACTATGCCTTGCGGACCGATGTACATCCAGCCACCGGCCGTCATCTGCCCGTAGTTGGCCACGCCCAGTGCCGCTGCCCTTGCAAAATCCTTGGGATTATCAAACATGCCCACCATAAGTCCATTGGTTAGTATTACTCTTGGTGCGGATGGATTTGAACGGAAGAGGCCCAGCGGATGTCCGGACTGAACTACGAGTGTCTGATCCTCTGTCAGTATCTCCAGATATTTCTTTATAAGCCGATACTGCATCCAGTTTTGGCAGACCTGTCCTGTCTCCCCGTAGGTGACCAGTTCGTAAGGATAGAGAGCAACCTCAAAATCGAGATTGTTGTCTATCATAACCTGAAATGCTTTGCCCTCTGTGCACCGCCCCTTATACTCATCGATCGGCTTGCCGTAAAGACGTCCCTGCGGACGGAAACGATAACCGTAGATACGCCCGTGCTCCCTGTATTCCTCAAGGAATTCCGGTGCAATTTCCTTGTGGTACTTTTCGGGTATGTAACGGAGGGCGTTCTTCAGTGCCAGGACCGTCTCCTTGTCATTAAGTACCTGTCCCCTGTTCGGAGCTCTTCTTATTCCCGGCTCGAATTCTGCCTTTGGCGGCAGTCCTTCAGGGAATTCCAGACAAATCTCCAATGCCTCGCCAGTTTTTGGATCATACATAAGCTGTCACTCCATTCATAATAATTTCTACATAAACTTCTTGACTCTCTATGTTTAGCGACTATACTTATTGTAGCGCAAAGATTTAAGATTGGAAAGTATTAAAGTAGTAAAAGTATGTCTATTTTTGAAAAGCACAAGTATTACACGTTTGAAATAAATTATAGCACCGGCCTGGCAAAAGAACAAATATTTCACAATATCGGGGAGGAAATAAACATGGGGCATAATGTAGTAGTTCTTGACGGGAAATCACTGACGATCCAGGACATAGTCAACGTTGCAAGGAAAGGATATAAGGTGGAACTTGATCCTCAGGCAAAGAAAGATGTAGCCGAATGCGCGGCTTCTGTTCTTGACTGGGTAAACGAAGGCCGCGTTGTTTATGGTATCACGACTGGATTTGGAGACCTTGCCACGGTAGTTATCCCCCGTGACAAGAGCCGTCAGCTTCAGGAAAACCTGCTTATGAGCCATGCGTGCGGTTTTGGCGAGGCTCTGCCTGAGGATTATGTCAGAGCCGTAATGCTCCTGCGCATAAATACGCTTGCGCGCGGCTATTCCGGCATCAGCCTTGCAACGCTGTCGCAGCTCGTTGAATATCTTAACCTTGGGATCCACCCTGTCATTCCCTGTCAGGGGTCTGTCGGCGCAAGCGGAGACCTTTGCCCGCTTTCACACCTTGCGATAACGCTTATCGGTCTTGGTGATGTTGTCTACCAGGGGAAGAAAATGCCTACGACAGAAGCTCTTAAAATCGTTGGCATGAAACCTGTGGAACTTATGCCAAAGGAAGGTCTTGCCCTTAACAACGGAACGACAGTCATGACAGGAATTGCCTCTCTTTGTTTATATGATGCGATCAAGCTTATGAAAAATGCCGACATTGCCGCAGCACTCTCTGTTGAAGCGCTACATGCAGTTCCTTACGCTTTTGACCGCAGGACACACGATCTCCGTCCTCAGGTAGGACAGGGTGTTGTCGCAGAGAATATACGCCGCTTAACTGAAGGCAGCGAAATAATAGAAGCCTATAAAAAAGACAGGGTGCAGGATGCCTACTCTCTCCGCTGTCTGCCTCAGGTGCATGGAGCAAGCAGGGATGCGGTTGGTTATGTTTTTGACAAGGTAAATATAGAGATCAACTCTGTTACCGACAACCCGATAATCTTCCATAAGGACGGCGAGGCGATCAGCGGCGGAAACTTCCACGGACAGCCGATGGCAATGGCCATGGATTTTTTCGGTATTGCCCTGGCAGAGATAGCCGATATCTCAGAGCGCCGTATCGCGCGCCTTGTGGACCATAAGATGTCGGACCTGCCCCCGTTCCTTGTCTCTGACAGCGGAGTAAACAGCGGCTTCATGATCCCGCAGTACACCGCCGCTGCAATCGTGTCTGAGAATAAAGTACTCGCCCATCCGTCATGCGTCGACTCAATTCCGACTTCGGCCGGACAGGAGGATCATGTCTCAATGGGGGCTTACAGTGCCAGAAAGGGGCTTACCATACTCAACAACACAACAAGGGTGATAGCAATAGAAATGCTTAATGCGGCACAGGGAATAGATTTCAGAGCCCCTCTAAAACCCGGGAAAGGAACGTCTGCGGCGTATAAGGCAATTCGTAATGAGATCCCCTTCTACGAAAAGGATCAGTACATGCAGCCGCTCATGCTGAAATCGCTCGACCTGGTAAAGAATGGGACGATCCTTGACGCCGTTGAATCAGAAATAGGAGAGCTCAAATAGGACAAAATATAAACATAAGCAGGTTTCGGCGAACGTATATATGCAGATGCCTAACAATATTGTCAAAAACTGTTAGAATATAGCAGAGACAGCATCGAGACAAAAAGATAAGAAATCCATTAATTACCCATTAATTAAGGAGGCAAAAGATATGGCAATGCAGCTGATCGAATGTGTACCAAATTTCAGCGAGGGAAGACGTCAGGACGTTATTGACGCAATAGTAAGCTGTTTTAAGGGTAAGAGCGGCGTATACCTGTTGGATCATCGTGCCGACGAAGACCACAACAGACTCGTCATCAGTCTCGTAGGAGCCCCGGTCCCAATACAGGATGCTCTTATTGAAGCGGCTAAAACTGCCCTTAAGCACATAGATATGAACACTCACCAGGGAGCTCACCCAAGGATCGGTGCCGTTGATGTGATACCGTTTACGCCGATCAAAGGTATCACTATGGAAGAGTGCATTCGGCTTGCCCATGATTTTGGAGAACGCTACTTTAAAGAATGCGGCATTCCGGTCTATTTTTACGAGGATGCGGCATTAAAACCGGAAAGGAAACGTCTTGAAGTTATCCGCAAGGGACAGTACGAGGTCCTTAAGGATGAGGCAAAGACTAACGCGGAGCGCATGCCGGATGTCGGCGGTCCCGGACTACACCCTACAGCAGGCGGAACGGTAATCGGCGCACGGAAATTTCTGGTAGCCTTTAACGTCAACCTTGATACCGACAATATAGACATAGCTAAAAAGATTGCCGGGACAGTAAGGGCGTCGTCAGGCGGTTTCTGCCACGTCAAAGGCATAGGGCTTGCTCTTGAGGAGCGCGGCATTACACAGGTCAGCATGAACCTTGTAGATTACGAAAAGAACTCACTCTATCGCGTGCTTGAAATGATCCGCATGGAAGCAAAGCGCTGGGGTGTAAATGTTATCGAGACTGAAGTATATGGGATGATCCCTGTAAACGCGATACTGGAGAGCGCAGCCTACTACCTCCAGATAGCTGGTTTTGACCCGGCCCAGGTTCTTGAACTTCAGCTCCTCGAACTAATGGGAGAGAGGGCGGAATGACCGTAAAACTATACAGGAATGCCAGAATATTTACTCCTGTAGATCCAGGTCACCCGCTCAGGGGAGCAGAACAGGGGAAAATAACTGAGATAAAGCGCGGAGCTATGCTTGTCCGTAACGGCTTTATCGAGAAAATAGGAGACGAAGAGGATGTGCTTAAGGGACTTGCCCAAGCATCTGTCAATGAAGAGCACAATTTTGACGGCGCCTGTGTTATACCCGGATTTGTAGATCCGCATACCCATCTCTGTTTTGCAAAGAGGCGGGAGGATGAGTTCGGTATGAGGCTTGCAGGACTGCCCTATCTTGAAATACTTAAAAAGGGCGGCGGGATACTCTCTTCTGTCAATGCGGTCAAGTCTGTCACCGAAGAAGAGCTTTTCTGCCATACTAAGGAGCTTGCGATGTCCGCGCTTTCCAAAGGAACCACGACTATGGAGATAAAGAGCGGATATGGTCTTGAACTTGAGCTTGAACTCAAAATGCTGAGAGTGATCAGGCGCATCGGCCGTGAGACGCCGCTTGACATAGCTCCGACGTTTATGGGAGCACATGCGGTTCCTGAAGATTATAAAAACAGGGCCGATGAATTTATCGATGTTCTTATCAACGAGATGCTGCCTGAAGTCAAAGCTCAGGGGATAGCAGAGTTTTGTGACGTATTCTGTGAAGAGGGTGTCTTCTCGGTAGATCAGAGCAGGAAATTACTCAAAGCAGCAAAAGCTGCCGGATTTGACACAAAGATACACGCTGATGAAGTAAACGATCTCGGAGGAGCCGGGCTTGCGGCGGAACTTAAGGTTACGTCTGCGGAACATCTTCTTGCCGCAAGCGAGGAAAACCTCAGGGCAATGGGCAAGGCTGGCTCAATAGCGGTTCTTCTGCCTGCAACGGCTTACAGTCTGAAGAAGCCCTATGCCAGAGGCAGGGACATGATAGACTGGGATGTTCCTGTTGCGCTTGCCACGGATTGCAATCCTGGCTCATGTTTCTGTGAATCTGTGCCGTTTATCTTTGGGCTTGGGGTCATGAACATGAATATGTCGGTAGAAGAGGCGCTTGCAGCTTCGACGCTCAACGCGGCCTATGCGATCAAGAGGCAGAATAAGGTCGGAAGCCTTGAGCTCGGAAAACAGGCGGATTTCCTCGTCCTTGACGGAGAAACCCCGACTGTTCTGGCCTATCATGCCGGCAGTACCTCGGTTACGGAAGTACATAAGCTGGCGGAAAGAATATTTTAAACATCGACTGTAATGAACTCAAAAACTAGGGTTTGTGTGAAAGAAAACGAGCCCTAGTTTTTTGTCTCTCAAATAAATGCAATGTGTTATTGCTTTATATGATCAACATCGCATCTCCGAAGGAGAAAAAGCGATAGCGCTTCTCCACCGCCTCTTTATATGCTGCCATCATTGTACCGTAGCCGCCAAAGGCTGATACCAACATTAAAAGAGTACTCTTTGGCAGGTGGAAATTTGTTATCAGTCCGTCAATCACACGGAATTTAAAACCGGGCGTTATGAAAAGCCGTGTATCGAGCATGCCCGGTCTTACTTCACCATACTCCTTTACGAATGATTCAAGAGTGCGTACGACCGTAGTCCCGACAGCAATTATCCTCCCGCCGCGTTCCTTTGTATCATTGATTTTTTTTGCCGTATCGGCAGGAATTTCACAGAATTCGCTGTGCATTATGTGTTCCGATATTATATCGGTCTTGACTGGTCGGAATGTTCCGAGCCCGACCTGCAGGGTAACGAATGTACGTTCTATTCCATTGGAACCCATCTGCTCCAGAAGTCCATTTGTGAAATGAAGGCCGGCAGTCGGTGCGGCTACGGAATTTTCTTTGTCCATCTTTGCATAGACTGTCTGGTATCTCTCAGGTTCTGAATGCGTCGCGGTTATGTAATGCGGCAGAGGGGTTTCTCCGAACTTATGGATAATATCGAATGGGTCCGAATTCTCAGGGAAAGATAT
This genomic window from Synergistaceae bacterium contains:
- a CDS encoding histidine phosphatase family protein, giving the protein MKFFVIRHGETSWNADGRFQGQMDVELNVKGLEQAELLAKRLAGHKFEAIITSPLARAEATAKKIAELSDYNDFIVDEGFTEINHGDWEGRLADEIAREWTETLVDWHTKPETVKMPGDRGESLEDVKERAVKAADAIAKRYTGDVLLVSHDAVIKVLLCHWLGAPLSSFWRFQVSNCSITVVEAVPGKGFRMLLMGDAAHIGSAFDRPEQKGL
- a CDS encoding cyclodeaminase/cyclohydrolase family protein, with amino-acid sequence MEFEKMEIRAFLDELASNSPAPGGGSVAALCGALGSALVSMVANLTVGKEKYKDNWAVMEETVAKSEPLRAKFVDLMNKDTESFNIFMAAMKMPKATDEEKAARKKAIGNASQLATEVPLRTLEACAEVAELALLAARHGNPNTVSDAGSAALLAEAAGKAAAYNVRINMPGLSDETFMENCKTRMYKALDAISHNSLEIADLMEQILG
- a CDS encoding urocanate hydratase produces the protein MYDPKTGEALEICLEFPEGLPPKAEFEPGIRRAPNRGQVLNDKETVLALKNALRYIPEKYHKEIAPEFLEEYREHGRIYGYRFRPQGRLYGKPIDEYKGRCTEGKAFQVMIDNNLDFEVALYPYELVTYGETGQVCQNWMQYRLIKKYLEILTEDQTLVVQSGHPLGLFRSNPSAPRVILTNGLMVGMFDNPKDFARAAALGVANYGQMTAGGWMYIGPQGIVHGTYNTLLNAGRKKFHLPEGKGLAGHLFVSSGLGGMSGAQPKAAEIAGAAAIIAEVDPSRIDTRHSQGWISKRTKDLSEAFKWAQEAMDAGEPLSIAYEGNIVDLLQYALDKDIKIELLSDQTSCHAAYDGGYCPQGITFEERTRLLSEDKEQFCKLVDKTLRKHFELIKALVEKGTYFFDYGNSFMRAVFDAGVTEIAKNGKDTYEGFIFPSYVEDIMGPLLFDYGYGPFRWCCLSRDPEDLRKTDKAAMDCIDRNRRFQDYDNWAWIRDADKNKLVVGTQCRILYQDEEGRMKIALKFNEMVRTGLIGPVMIGRDHHDVSGTDSPFRETSNIKDGSNVMADMAIHCFAGNCARGMSMVTLHNGGGVGTGKAINGGFGLVLDGSQRIDNIIRSSMSWDVISGVARRAWARNEHALSTIAEFNKKRSDGHVTVPFIADEEYLTKLVESK
- the hutH gene encoding histidine ammonia-lyase; amino-acid sequence: MGHNVVVLDGKSLTIQDIVNVARKGYKVELDPQAKKDVAECAASVLDWVNEGRVVYGITTGFGDLATVVIPRDKSRQLQENLLMSHACGFGEALPEDYVRAVMLLRINTLARGYSGISLATLSQLVEYLNLGIHPVIPCQGSVGASGDLCPLSHLAITLIGLGDVVYQGKKMPTTEALKIVGMKPVELMPKEGLALNNGTTVMTGIASLCLYDAIKLMKNADIAAALSVEALHAVPYAFDRRTHDLRPQVGQGVVAENIRRLTEGSEIIEAYKKDRVQDAYSLRCLPQVHGASRDAVGYVFDKVNIEINSVTDNPIIFHKDGEAISGGNFHGQPMAMAMDFFGIALAEIADISERRIARLVDHKMSDLPPFLVSDSGVNSGFMIPQYTAAAIVSENKVLAHPSCVDSIPTSAGQEDHVSMGAYSARKGLTILNNTTRVIAIEMLNAAQGIDFRAPLKPGKGTSAAYKAIRNEIPFYEKDQYMQPLMLKSLDLVKNGTILDAVESEIGELK
- the ftcD gene encoding glutamate formimidoyltransferase; its protein translation is MAMQLIECVPNFSEGRRQDVIDAIVSCFKGKSGVYLLDHRADEDHNRLVISLVGAPVPIQDALIEAAKTALKHIDMNTHQGAHPRIGAVDVIPFTPIKGITMEECIRLAHDFGERYFKECGIPVYFYEDAALKPERKRLEVIRKGQYEVLKDEAKTNAERMPDVGGPGLHPTAGGTVIGARKFLVAFNVNLDTDNIDIAKKIAGTVRASSGGFCHVKGIGLALEERGITQVSMNLVDYEKNSLYRVLEMIRMEAKRWGVNVIETEVYGMIPVNAILESAAYYLQIAGFDPAQVLELQLLELMGERAE
- the hutI gene encoding imidazolonepropionase; translated protein: MTVKLYRNARIFTPVDPGHPLRGAEQGKITEIKRGAMLVRNGFIEKIGDEEDVLKGLAQASVNEEHNFDGACVIPGFVDPHTHLCFAKRREDEFGMRLAGLPYLEILKKGGGILSSVNAVKSVTEEELFCHTKELAMSALSKGTTTMEIKSGYGLELELELKMLRVIRRIGRETPLDIAPTFMGAHAVPEDYKNRADEFIDVLINEMLPEVKAQGIAEFCDVFCEEGVFSVDQSRKLLKAAKAAGFDTKIHADEVNDLGGAGLAAELKVTSAEHLLAASEENLRAMGKAGSIAVLLPATAYSLKKPYARGRDMIDWDVPVALATDCNPGSCFCESVPFIFGLGVMNMNMSVEEALAASTLNAAYAIKRQNKVGSLELGKQADFLVLDGETPTVLAYHAGSTSVTEVHKLAERIF
- the queA gene encoding tRNA preQ1(34) S-adenosylmethionine ribosyltransferase-isomerase QueA, which produces MTEIDLSRTSAYNYDLPKEQIAQDPVEPRDSSRLMIVHRGSSKLEHRIFHNITEYLRAGDLLVLNDTRVLPARVCGTKKNGGARVEIFFLRPAGDGTNKWVALVRPGRKLKKGTAVSLAADTDIIIDEYLEDGLRKISFPENSDPFDIIHKFGETPLPHYITATHSEPERYQTVYAKMDKENSVAAPTAGLHFTNGLLEQMGSNGIERTFVTLQVGLGTFRPVKTDIISEHIMHSEFCEIPADTAKKINDTKERGGRIIAVGTTVVRTLESFVKEYGEVRPGMLDTRLFITPGFKFRVIDGLITNFHLPKSTLLMLVSAFGGYGTMMAAYKEAVEKRYRFFSFGDAMLII